DNA sequence from the Vicia villosa cultivar HV-30 ecotype Madison, WI linkage group LG3, Vvil1.0, whole genome shotgun sequence genome:
aaatagtcaaaacgacgttgttttaattttttaaaattaaaaaaaattaaaatatgcaaTTAAACCGCTGGTTCACAAAAACCGTCGGTTTTTCCAGTTTGAGCGGTTTACATCGGTTTTGACTGGTTCATATCAGTTCAATGACATTCCCGATCCatctattgaaccagaccggttacctggccggttcccggtccgaccggccagtttgatccggtttttaaaacactgcctgCAGGTGTTTGGACATCCTCCTTAGTTAGTATCAATATATGTGGCGAGTTTGTCAACCGAGGAGGGAGAGACATGTAACATACAgtaatatatttgtaaaaaaaacctagttagggCGGTAACTATGCAGCCCCATGAAGGACAACAGTCAACAACCATATGTCATCCTCAAGGAGGTATCTCTTGCCCCCGGTACCTTCCTCTCGCCCAGACCTGGGAAACATGAAAAAAGATGCTTTTGGGTAGAGAGAAGTCAGGGTCAGTAGTTGATCCACGTCTCCCGAAGAAATAGGGATTCAAAGGTCTACCGTTGAGTGAGTAGGCGATGACCCTTCTCAAGAATAATCTAGGCTCAAGAcctataaaaatatttatctcCTAGAGGAAGTAAGGATAGATCCTAACTTACGTATAACACACAAAGTACAATGCTAAGATATATAGCCTCTCATCTCACGTGAGCAGATCCTTAAAAACCATTGTATCACCACCATACAAGGCTTCTTACTGTCGTGGGCAAGTCTTAACCACCCCATATAATTATAGGCATACTAAGGTCTCTGAGTATCCCTTACCCCTGCTGAGATACCATATATACACTTGTACTTTTTGACCAATACAATGACGTCCACCGCATGGCTCCATTAAACTAACTTGGGTCACACCTCTTTTATTCGCATTCCttccatcttccctccaaatatGGCCTATTAAACTCTACACTCTAATACAAATACCATAGTCGGATGTTTCGCTGATGGAGGTAGTTGAAGCTCATCCGAAAGGAAATACGCAAATCAGATACTTGTTGCAAACGTGATATCTCCTGGTATCCCAATGAGAAAATTGGAAAACATGGGCTAACATAACTTTATCCAACAAGGACACCATCAGATTCAACCCTCGTGATAATGACATTCTGGCCATGACTGTGCAACATGGCAACTCGGACATCCAGTGAGTCTTGATAGATTATGGGAGCTCTATTGACTTCCTATTCTATGAGGCTTTTCAAAAACTTCAATTCAATCCTAATCACGTCAAAGTGTTCAATGGCTAGTTAATAGGATTGCCAAGAGAAGATGTTCAAGTAAAGGGCCATGTGACCCTGGAGACATCATACAATGAGGGAGCATACTCCAAGGAGACTAACGTCATCTACCTTATTATAGATGACCTATCGCCCTATAATATCATCCTAGGTCGACTCACCATTAATGCATTAGAGGCTATTATTTCCACCTAATACTTACTCCTGAATATACGTTGCCCGTAGGGCGAGTCCTCACGATTCGAGGAGACTGGTATATTGCTCAAGAATGATACCAGAATAGCTTGGCTACAGAAAGGGAAAAGCTCACCCTTTTGGTCGACCCCTTCTTGAAGTTCCAAATGCAAATATGGATGGTTGGGATCCCAAGTTGGGTACGGACGTTGAAAGCCTCACGCTCACATAGGACTTGAAGGAGCCCCGAATAGAACTTTCGGCCCATCAGGTGACAAAGATAGATATTTCGCTAACTGAGGAAGAAGACTGTGAGCTAGTCGACCGACTCATTAAAAACGTCGACTTGTTCGCTTGGGTCCCGTATGATATGCCTGGGATAAACACTAAAGTGACGAGTCATCGCCTCACCATCCACCCCTCTACAAAACTAGTGGCACAAAGGAAGCGAAAAGTTGGTGAGGAGAAGAGGGTCGCCATTGAGGAGGAAGTAGGCAAGATATCCTACATAGGGTTCATTACAAAAACTAAATACCATGCTTGGATAGCCAATGTGGAGCTGGTAAGGAAGGAAAACAGTAAGTGGCATATGTGCGTGGACTTCACTGACCTGAACGTCTCTAGTCCCAATGACCTGTATCCGCTCCAAATATTAACCGCCTTATCGATGGATCCTCAGGATACCGCATATTAAGCTTCACAGATGAGTAATCGGGGGTACAACCAGATTCAAATGGATCCCATGAACGCTCCTAAAAGAGCCTTATGTTGAATCATGACAATTATTACTACAACTACAATGTCATGCCAATCAGCCTCAAGAATGTTGGTGTCACATACCACCGACTCATGGAAGCCACGTTATCTCATCAGATAGGGAAGAACCTagggtctatgttgatgacatgataGTGAAAACCGTTGAAGGACAGAGCCATGCTAGATATTTAAAGGATTTCCTGCAGTCGAGCATGAAATACAATATGTGTTTGAATCCCGCCAAGTGCTCTTTCAAAGTCCAGCCAGGTAAGTTTCTAGGATCCATGTTGATGAAAAGAGGCATTGAAGCCAATCCGAATAAGTGTGATACAATCATAGTAATGAGAATCTCTACCAATGCCAAGGAAGTGCAGCAGCTTACAGATCGACTTGTAACCCTATCTTGCTTCCTCTCATTTGTTTGCGATAAGGCTTTCCTTTTCTTGTCGTcatgaagaagaaagagatatttGAGGGGACAATAGAATACGATGAGGCTTTCTTGAAGGTAAATTCCTTCCTCGCGTCTCCTCCCATGCTCACTCTCTCAAGGGAGGAGTCACCATAATCCTCTACTTCTCAGTCATAGATCAAGCAATGAGCTCAGTACTCGTCCAAGAGACAGATAAGGCTGAAATACCCGTGAATTTTGTAAGCAATGTGTTTAGAGGCGCAGAAACGCGTTACCAGAAGATTGAGAAGCTAGCACTAGTTGTCATCATCGCAACGAGGAAGCTGATACCTTACTTTTAGGGTCACATAATCTTTGTTAAAACCAACTATCTTGTATGACAGGTCTTGAAGAAATTTAGATTTTGCAGGAAGTATGGTGTCTTGGGCGGTGGAACTCTCAGAATGTAACATCCAGTATATCCCAAGATGAAACATTAAATCCCAAGCTCTGGCAGATTTCGTGGTAGAATTTAGCTCACCGGTAAACGAGGAGACGCCCCTAGAGTTCGCACTGTATAATGATGGTGCCTCAATCATTAAGGGGAGCGGCATTATGATAGTCTTAGTAGGACCTGGAGACAAGCTCATCGAGAAAGCGATTAAGTTCAAATTCACAaccattcacaatcatgcataaTATGAGGCACTTATTGCTGGCATGGTTCTCGCCTTAGAAATGGGAGCCTCCATATTGAAAGCCATGAACAACTCCCAATTGGTCCCTAACCAAGTCTCCtagaagtaaaaaaaaaacaactaataAGATATCTGCAATGGGTATGAATCTTATACTCTTATTTTACTTCTTTTGAGGCAGATGAGGTTTACTCCCTGGAAGTTGTTCATGAGTCTCATTGGATGTCGTCTATACTGCATTACCTGTAAGAGGACGAACTCCCACTAGATGAGGAGGAAGAAGGGAGAATTTGAATTCAAACTGCTAAGTACACCCTTATCTCTGGAAATCTTGATAAAATAGGGAGAGTTTTTTCAATCCTGCGTTGTCTTGGAGAGTATGAAACCACCCGAATACTTGATAAAGTACACAAAGGAGTTTGTAACAGTCACATTGGGGAAAATTCCCTCACCCACAAAGTGTTAAGGGTGAGAAACTATTGAcataattttatgaaatacattATTGCTTTTGTCAAGAAGTATGATCAGTGTCAAAGACATGTTGACTTTCAACATGCCCCAGCTGAGCCTCTTCAATCGAAGACATTGGCTTGACCTTTCTACTAGTGAAGGTGGACATCTTAGGTCTGTTTCCCTTAGCGCCAGACTAACATAAGGTTTTTATAGTATGAGTAGATTACTTTAAAAAGTGGATAGAGGAGAAAGTTGTCACCAATATCACATcagaaagagatttttgtttatATTGGAAAAATCATGTGCGGGTTTGGGCTTCATGAGGCATTAACTCCAACAACAGAACCCAATTTTCCAGCGCCTTAGTCACTGACTTTTGTCAGGATTTAGGAGTACAAACAAAATTTGTATATGGTTTTCATCCCTTAGCCAATGGGCATGTTGCGTCAAcgaacaaattaattattaagggGTCCAAGAAGAAACTTGACGATGCCGAAAGCTTATAGGAAGAATTATTCCATGTAATATTATGGTCATATCACACCACCCTTCACCATACCAGTAAGGGAACTTCATACTCAATGGTATATGGAGCCGACACCATGTTGATGTGGAGATTCACATGTCCTCGTGGCGTCGCTCCAAGTTTAATCAAGAGGTAAACAAGGCATGATTGGAATGCGCGAAAGACCTAATCGATGAGTTGAGAGAAGTCGCCCTTGTCCGAGAATTTGTCTCCAAGCATATAGCCACCAAAAGGTACAACTCCAAAGTCAAGTCAAGGGAGATGCAGGAATGAGATCTATTCTTAAAGCATAAATGGTATGCTACCAGAGCATACCTGTTGTATAGGGTTGGCACTACCATTTTTGTGGCCAAGAATGTCACTTATGTGGATGTCATCTACCTGCGGTACTTCGAGGACTTTGAACGAATGCATGAGTACAACTAAGGGTTCACTTATTTGGTCTACTTGTACTCTAAGTTATTTGAAGGATATATGTGGAAGACAAAGCAGGTGACAGGCAGTATCACACTTTTGACGATAACATTTTTTGGTCTTTTAGTGCTTGTGTGTCATTTTCATTAAATTATTGCAACACCGTTACTAACTAACGATTTGTGTGTTCCAACACTTTTTTAGGCTTGGATCCTCCAGCACTTCCCATGCATCTCTGGCTGGTCATGTGTACCGACTTATACTGAGGACATGTCGCGTGCTTTTGCATTCTCCCCATTCAGAAGGAACCAGGCGACGTTGTCATTCAAAGTGTATATTGACCGCTTGGTAGCAAAGGATATACACTTCAATTCTTATGTCGATCAACGTGAAATGATTCCCTTTGATGACATAGTCTTATACTCGGGATGGTTGGCTTGCGGGTCACGTCTGACGTCTCCTTATCTGCTTGAGCGCGTCATACGCCAGTTCGGCTACATGCAATACATTCCCAAAGATCCTTCTGTGCATGCTCCTCCCGTTGTGAAACCTAGAGATATGGATGTCGTGTTTTATGATTATGTTAATCATATGGTACCAGATGAGGCACCGAGTACCATTGTTGAGAACAACTAGAGCTACGTAGAAGGTTATATCTAGTGGTTCTTCCATGTGTCACATCCTTATATGGTACATGAGATCTATCTAGGTCAGCTCATCAGGAGATACTAGAGGAGGAGCATATTAGGACAaatcatgttgttgatgtgttACCTAGATGTCATCGTATTATGGAGATTGAGCAGGCATTGAAAATGCCATGATGTTGGAGGCTTAAGAGGCTCTGTAATACAGGAGGCAGCGTAGCAATAGGGGGCACGAGGTTGAGACCAACTTCGAGCTCATCATACGCAGTAGATTATAGTATGTGTACTCTGGATATATTTTGGGTTGTATTTTATTTATCGAATCTGTTATAACTTTTAGATTGAATTTATGTACTCTTGACTTATAACTTTCTAATGTCATTTACTTCATAGTCTTAGTATTGTCGAATCATAGCATATCTTCCAACTATTTAATCTGAGAAACACTTAAACTTAATCAAAATTTACTATCTACATTGGATTTGAAGATACGTCTACGAAAACTTTACATAGATGCATTTCTAAAATAATCTAACACTTAGCTAATAAAAGTCCATCCAAAAATGCATATCCACGTTTAACAACAAAAGATGTGTCCAGAGATACATCTCTAAAAACCGAGAATCTCTTTTAAAATTACATAGGATGCTTTTGAGTTACATAGAGTGAGTTAAGAAATTTCTATTACAAGCTGGGATTATTGCCTTTAGATAGGCCCACTCAATGAATAATAAATTTAGAGTTATATTGTAAAAGAAGGTGACACCAGAAAGGATACAATTTATTGAATTAAAATAGAGGTGGATATCTCATCTATGCAGAAAGAGTCTATTGTTCATTGCAAACTAATAATCATGTAGTATCACATATGTGCCACTTAAATTGTTTGCACTTTTGCAATTTTGTTGACCATACAAATCATAAACAATTAAACAACACTATAATTTTATTTACCAACAAGAACCAATAAAGAATAAAGTATTCAGCAAGTGACCAAACATATGTTTTAGTTTATCATGGGCAAGATGAAAGGAGAATAGGCTGTATTTGACAACTTGAACAGAGTTGAGCCATTAGCAAAGAGTCAGcaaggattttgaaaatctggcAGATGTGATCATCAGTAGTAATTGATAATTGGATTATGAAATCCAGCAGATGTTACTATCAGTAATTGATAGGTCGTCAAAAGTCatgtaaaatttgaaattatCACCATCTTCTGTAGAAGAAACTGATTCTCCACAAGCCACAACATCAAAATTTGAAATTATCACCATTTGTGCAGAAGAAACTAGTTCCTTTCATATAAGAACACCTCGAAAAATCCTCTATAGTTGTCAGCCATGAACTTCTTCAAAGTAACAGTCTGGCAGCTCAGGCAGGGAAGGCAAGTTTGCAACACACTTAAACTGTTCCAGAGAATGATTTCATGTCAATACACATGAAACACTATGAATTGACTACAAAAGAAATACTTAAAAGTCAAAAAAATCACCTTTTTCTGCTTGTATTTGTCACGAACAGCTTTCAAGGATGCTGCCCTTCTTGACAAATACAAATCATGTAGAACAGTAACACAttctttcaaatcatcagattcaTAACCCAATGATTCATAGAGGGACAAAGTCTGCAACAATTCAAAACATTAAGTACATTGAAATACTACCCTTTTAGATAATCAAATAGATTAATTATAGTCCATAGCATCAATATTTACCCAAGGATGTAATCTAGGCCGGATAATAAATTTGGCAAGAAATATAACAGAGGCAGCCACAACAGAAGGCAAGAATTTTATACACTCATAGTCAAGCAAACTTAAGTCAGCAAGATAGTTGCACAAATATTCAAACTGCAAATTGGAAGTCtgcaattaaaacaaaaacaaacaacaattaGTATCACTATGAAAGCATTTGACATTATCAACTAGCAATAAAACAATATTTCAACATACCTTTCGATTCTCAGATGCAATTGCACCAAACCTCCTGAagtaaaacaaatcaaatttacaaataaatataatcagTACAAGTAACCTCGACCCAGCAAAGATTAGATATTCAAATTTAAGATGTGGAAAAAGATACTTACTTTAAAAACGTGGTGACATTAGGGTTTCCCATTTCAAAATTTAGGGATTTGAGTATGTGAGCTTCCATCTCTAAAACCTAGATTAACATCAATAAGTATGAGAAACAAAGCAACAAAGAACAAAACTATAGAAATTTTGATACAAGACTATAGAAATGAGTATGATATTTACCTCGTGCAGTTCATAGGTGTTATCAGTAATTTGGCAGAAATCTAGTGCTTTTGGTGGAGTGATTTCTTCATACTTCCTGCATATTTAAAATTGATGAAATTTTAATGCTTAAGCAAACCAACACAACACGgataattttaaagaaaaaacaataaaaaacaaaacgTGTTGAGATCTTACGATGCAATGAGCATGGCGGAAACACCAAGCAACTGAAGCTTGGATCTATTGAGAGATTGAATAGATAGGAATCTGTCAATGTAGGAAACAGCTAAATGAAGGGTTTCTGGAAGAAGTTTGTATTCATCTGCAACCTCAACTAACCAATCAACCAATGTCCCTCTCATGTTTGTAGTAATGCATCTCTGAACTTTTTCCATGTAGTCAACCGCTGGTCTTCGTTTTTCCTGGATCTGAGAAACAAAGAAGGCATTAATTTGAAAACTCTATAAATTGACAATGATTTGAGTAAACtgaaaattaatttaacaaaCACAGGGGGCTTGGATTTACCTCCATTGCGCGAAGATAATCTGAGATATCAGATACATAAGGCTCATCAATCTGTTGAATGTCACGTTTGGCATTGCTTTTGTTACAAACTGGCTTATCGGAATTGGAATTAGGAAGTAAGGAAATGGTTGATGTTAATGCAGATTTGTTGAGGTTAGGGTTTTTTCGACACTGGAGTTTCTGTATTGATTGATAATCAGGAATATTGAGATCTGGAAATTGTTCCAAAACAACTCTCTGCCTTTTGGGAACGAGGACAAACGGTGGTTGATTGGTGGTTGTTCTTTTCTTTGAGGCACGGGTCTCCATTTCTCTGGGTATTGTTCACTGTTGCTCTGAAGCACAATAGAAGAGAAATGCGAGATAGGGTTTTAGAATTAATGGAACTGAGCTTTCTTTTTTATACTAACTCTAAGGCTATGTTAGGTTTTGGTGTATATCTTAGATTCGAAAATGGGCGCCATTTGGGTTaggttttttcttctttttttgaatATGGCGGTCAAAGCGAGCGCTCGTTTTCTccttctaattaattaaattcaaatataatATTCAAAAGGCTTGGGCTTGGCTCTAGTCTATTCGCTAGTATTGGCCTATTTTCGAGTTTTTTATTAAACCCTCAGACTACAAGCATTTTCCACCTCTTCAATTTTCCAATATCTTAAATTTATTCCTTTCATAATTTATATTCTAAAATTTTACagttttttaaatgaatttactctCAAATTAACCCAAATCTAGTAAACAAAACATGCACTAGTTAtttaaccaattttttttaaaagtgataTTAATCATGTTTCCCTATCGATTAAAAATGCAATAAGTTAAAAtgaagttttttgttttttttttaaattgcaaaAATATAATTCAAGTGAAATCTTTGGAACTCTTTATATATGGGTGTGTTCAATTAAGATTGATAATTTTGATgagtttaattttataaatataggattaattttatttatattggtTTTTATATTGTTGGTTATGAGACAACCAATGAGAGATGAGGCAAGTACGGCAAACTAGTGTTTGGTTGTGATAAATGAGAATATTACAAAAACAATAGTATTTCAGGTGTCTAAAGGTTGGGTGTTTTTTTCAATTCAGATAAATGTTTAGTAGAGTGTTCAGGTTAGATGTGGGTATTTACAACCGTGATCTAGCAAATTCGTTAGAGGGGTATGATATCCTAAGACGTTTGAAATCAGATTAATAATTTGTGGATGATATGACGAAGCACTACATGGCACTGAGGTTCGTAATGGGTACATTCAAAGATCAGAATCCATAAAATTTGACAAGTGTCAACTGTCACATAATCATACAAAGCATGTTGTTTTATTATGAGAGGTTCATACACATGACTGCATCATTCGAGTTTAATTCATAATGAGAAGTATTTGTATTGAACAAGAAACGTGACGGAATCTGATATTGTGAATGGTATATTCTAGACATATCTTATTTCAGTGAAGCTTTTGAATATGTTTCATTTTGTTCTAATCTTCGACTCCATGTACAAAACCAACATGAGTCGACTCCTAGTACTTGAGATTGTTTATTTTACGTTGACGGGGTTAACATTATCTATTGGTTTTTTTACTTTGAAGATGGAACATGAAAGGGAAGTCAAAGGTAAAGTATTTGATCTTCCTTTCCTGTTGTTCGTCAACCTATCAGCAAAACGACTGAAGTAATTGATTCTTCTTTCATGTTATTGATCAACCTATCAGCATAAACGAATGAAGTAGTTGATCTTTATTTCCTGTTGTTGATCAACCTATCAACGAAAGCGGCTAAAGTAATTGATCTTCCTTTTTTGTTGTTGATCAACCTACCAGCGTAAGCGACTAAAGTAATTGATATTCCTTTCATGTTGTTGATCAACCTATCAACGTAAACAGCTGGAGTAATTGATCTTCCTTTTCTGTTGTTGATCAACCTATCAGTATAAGCGGCTGGAGTAGTTAATCATGCAATCCATTGTTGATTAGCCTACCGGCGTAAGCGGTTGAAGTAGTTAATCGTCCAAATTCATTATTGACCAACCTACCAGTATAAACAACTGGAGTAGTTTATCCTTTGATCTTATTGTCAAAAGTAAATGCTAATCCTCGAATTAGTGTTGACCTTCATTATCTCCAATGAGAGTAATCTTCCTCAAACTCCTAACatctcattttttttctttcttcgaAGGACGAAATTAGGGTCGTTTTTTGTATTTAATTATCTTTTACCACGAATGTATGAAGATAGTTGTCACTCATACTCTCGggttcactactacaaataaccaTTTCACCTCAGACACAAAATGGATATAATCTAGATTGCACATGCGAGGTAATGAAGGGCGGCATGAAAATTTGCCACTTTACCTAATCCTTGCTCTATGGAAACTTGGCTACCCAATGATAGACAAGCATGAAGTCAAGTTATTATAGGGTTTCATCTTACACGAGGGGGCAGAGGACACCAATATGTTAAGGAAGATAAGAGGATCCTGGAGTAGAGTTTATAAAAAAGGGAAGGAACTTGGAAAAAATAATTGCATTTTCTGATGTGTAGATAATAAGCTCAGAGTCTTGAGTTCTTGTTCTGACATCTTCTGATAATACTGAGTGTTTGAGTGTGACTTTGATTTTCTACTCAGTATGGTTTTTCTCCGTTTGGATCTCTTTACACAGTTAAGTGTTTGATCTTTAGATCAAtacagagccatgctctgataccaattgaaggtggagaaaaatacaagaaatgggggattgaattgtgttctttatcgattaaaattccctttctttctttaacgtcttttatttctttttatttaatcatctattggattatgcttttgaTGTTGCAGAAGCATGAGgatgtagaactacataaccaacTAGATGTTCATTTTAAATTCTGTGTGTCATTAGAACTTCTTacttgctcagtacagttctgaggAGATTTTGCTTGATTGTTCTAAGTTAAAACGgatagtgcagaaagtaaaatacACATTCATTTCTATCCTGGTTCAcattctgaataaggctacctccagtccaccttcttcaggtgattttcctctcaacaAAGGTcgtaatccactataaccaaatcctGATTACATCTGCACGAACCTTCGTCGTGATTGATtatcctgcacagccaactgctgtgactaaccatctggacaatgaaccgttcagtgatctccacgagatataacg
Encoded proteins:
- the LOC131655298 gene encoding putative cyclin-A3-1 gives rise to the protein METRASKKRTTTNQPPFVLVPKRQRVVLEQFPDLNIPDYQSIQKLQCRKNPNLNKSALTSTISLLPNSNSDKPVCNKSNAKRDIQQIDEPYVSDISDYLRAMEIQEKRRPAVDYMEKVQRCITTNMRGTLVDWLVEVADEYKLLPETLHLAVSYIDRFLSIQSLNRSKLQLLGVSAMLIASKYEEITPPKALDFCQITDNTYELHEVLEMEAHILKSLNFEMGNPNVTTFLKRFGAIASENRKTSNLQFEYLCNYLADLSLLDYECIKFLPSVVAASVIFLAKFIIRPRLHPWTLSLYESLGYESDDLKECVTVLHDLYLSRRAASLKAVRDKYKQKKFKCVANLPSLPELPDCYFEEVHG